The genomic DNA GCTCTTCTCTACAGGCTTCACGACTGTTTCCTCATTCATTCTTAGGTCAGGAAGTGGCTTCGTTAAATTCCAGACGACCTTGACCCTTACCAAGTCTTATTCACTCCAAGCACAAAGCCTACAGTTTGAACTCTCTTTTCATTCTAATCCATTATGCAGACTTGCCAAATTACTTTTTGTGGGAGTCCTTGATGAAAAAAGGGATTTTGCGGGAATAATCGAGTGATATCTCTATTCTAGTGTAGAAATATACTTTACTGTAGGCTTTTCGACTTTTCCGTTTACTTTCGCTTCTTAAAGAGCTTAAAGTTCTCTATTTCACACACATATTCAAAACCAGCTTCTAAAAGTTGCTTGGCTTTGTCTGTTGTTTTGACAGTGGCTGAGAAATATTCATCTCTTTCAAAGGTTGTGAGCCGAGTATAGATCAGAGTGTTGCTTATGCTTCTGTGTTCCAGCATTTCTTTGACATGCAGAATATCCTTCGTTTTATGGTACTCCAAAGAATTGAACTACGGGATCTTTCACATTAAACTATTCAACTGTCCAAAATGCGAAAAACGTTTAATGCATATTATCGAGAAAGTAAACTGAGCCACGCAATTCCTAAATAATTTTATGCAGTGTGCGCATGTTGAGGAGAGACTGCGAAGAAAGCCAATGTTGCTTCCTCTTTTGAAGAGTAACAGGTTGACTATGTACGCGCCGCATAAAGTATATCTAAAGCGCATATGAAAATCCTAATGTTATGCTAGAAGACACGTTAGTTCAATTGCTGATTCTGAGTGCCTCAGTAGTCGGCTTAGCGTCGGCTAGCCACTTTGCCATAAAATCAATCGAAAAACTTGTCGAAATAACTGGATTGAGCGATGCATCGGCAGGTTTCATAATCCTTGCAGTGCTGACCTCAACCCCTGAGATAGTCGTCGCTCTTTTCTCAGTTATTCAAGGAAATCCAGCCATCAGCATCGGTGACATCATAGGCTCCAACGTGTTCAATATGGGAGCAGTTCTCGGCATCTTGGGTATAATTGGATACCTCAAAACCTGTTGCACTGACCTACTCGTGGAACTAACGGACATGCTTTTCATAACAGCCCTCATACCACTGCTTCTTGTCATAAATCAATACCACATTTTGGACATTCCAAGTCCCATTATCGGCATCATCCTCCTTGTCACCTTTCTGATAAACACGTATCTTATGGCGCGAAAAAGAACGCCACCTGTTAAGTTGGATGACAGCATAGCGATAAGCAAAGGAAAAAAGGGCGTTGTAATCGCAGCACTCTTACTGAGTTTCACGATCGTGGTAGTAGCTGCCCGCCTGACAGTTTACTCTGCCTCAAACATAGCTGTTGCCTTAGGAGTTCCGCCCATCCTGATAGGCGCGAAGATAGTCGCAATAGGCACCTCACTGCCAGAACTTACAATCGACCTTGCAGCAGTCAAACGTGGTCGCGTACAACTAGCATTAGGAGGCATCATTGGTTCTAACCTTACCAACCTGACCCTTGTGCTGGGACTAGTTCTCCTGACCTCTCCTTTCAAAGTAGACATGACTATCTTCATCGAAATGCTCCCATTCCTGTTAATAACAACCATCATATTCTGGCGCTTCATTATGAGAGGTGGAGTCTCAAAAACTGGAGGAGCAGTTCTAATACTGACTTATATTCTATTCCAAGCGCTCGTCATAAAGGTATAAACTACTGTCTAGATCGCTTTTCACACGCATAACGAGTGTGCAGTTCCTCAGAAAAAATGAGGCGTTTGCGGGGAGAATCGGCACTTGTTGCGATAGGTTTACAACTGGATTGTCCAAATATCTGATATATAGACGTGAGTGCCAATTTTGAAGTTCGATAGAGATAAGGTTGAGAATTTGGTCAAGGAGTGGTTCACTGAAACAGCTCAAGGTGAATGGCAGCGTTTGCAAAAAGATCCATATCGCAAGATTGAGTTCATGGTGACCATGCATTTCCTTGAAAAATATCTACCTGAAAAAGGCTTGTTATTAGATGCAGGTGGTGGACCTGGAAGATACACGATCGAGTTAGCAAGAAGAGGTTACGAAGTCGTTTTGTTGGATCTTGTGCCAGAAATGTTGAAACTCGCAAAGAGAAGAGTCAAGAAAGCAAGTGTCCTTAGGAATGTGAAGAACTTTGTTCAAGGCTCAATTGAAGATCTGTCAATTTTCTCTGAGATCATGTTTGATGCTGTGCTGTGTTTAGGGGCTCCCTTATGTCATTTGTTGAACATCGAGCAAAGAGAGAAAGCTGTTGCAGAGCTTTTGCGTGTTGCGAAAAGAGGAGCACCGTTATTTGTTTCTGTAATTAGTCGGGTGGGGCTCCTCAAGAGCATACTGGTCGAGTTTCCTCAAGAGATGGAGTATGCAAGGCACCATTGGGAAGTGGGTGATTACATGCCAGGCTTACATGGCGAAGGATTTACAGCAGCACATTGGTTCAAACCTAAAGAATTGCAAGCGCTTTTTGAAACATTTGGTGCTGAAACCGTAGAGTTGGCGGGACTGGAAGGTCTTTCTTCACATCATAGGAAAGAAACCAACAGGCTGTACAAAGACAAACAAAAGTGGACGATGTGGACAGAGATTCTGCTGAAAACCTGTACGGACCCTTCAGTGGTAGGAAGCTCTGAGCACTTTTTGGTTGTATTCAGAAAGCCTTAAGAAAGAAAAAGGGAGTTGCAGGAGATATCTCCACTTCAAACTGAAAATCTACTTTCTCTTTCACACACAGACTATACCGGTAACTTTGATCTCTAAATTATATGCGCTAATAGAATGAAGCATGTTATATGTGCTGCACTTCGTTCAGCAGCCTTCTTTCACCTTTAATCTTTTGAATATCCGTAATGTCCTGAGTTACCTCGATACACCCTATGTATTCGCCTTCTTGGTTCCGCACTGGAAAATATTGTATGTAAACCTTTCTTTGATTCATGTCTATCCAGAAGCCTGCTGATTTTCTTCTTCCCTTTTTTAGGTCGTCTAGTACTTGGTTGACTATGTGTACGCTTTTTGGTGGGTGACACTGCTGAACCTTGCGACCAATCACTGCTTTCGTCCTAGGGAAAACTCGTCCTTCAGCTTTATTGAAGTAACGAACAGTGTCTTCTGTGTCTACAAAACTTATGTCCACAGGTAGAGCGTTAAGAATTGCCTCTATCTCTTCCCGTGTTAAGCTTCCAGTTTCGAAATCTACATCCCCTTCCAGTGTCGAAGGGTAGAAACTTTTCGGTTTTTCTTTATCTACCATTTCACCCACTTCTCTTTAATGGCGACTCAAACAAAGCATATTTGCTGCCTCTTCCTTCTAAAAATACTTTGCTGTTAAATCTTTCCCTTTCAAATATTTCCAGATAAAAGTTTCGCAATGTCACTCGGTTTCTCGGCAACCTTCACCCCAGCAGTTTTAAAAGCTTCAACCTTGCTCTCCGCAGTCCCCGCTTTACCCATAACAATAGCGCCCGCATGTCCCATACGCTTCCCTGGAGGAGCCGTGCGTCCAGCAACAAACACCACTACAGGTTTCGGATACCTCGTGGTGGCAATGTATTCTGCTGCTTGCTCTTCAGCATTACCACCGATTTCACCTATTAAAACAACAGTCTCTGTTTGACAGTCTCTCTCAAACATCTTCAGCGCATCAACAAAGCTCAATCCCACAATCGGATCTCCTCCCAACCCAAAACAAGTGGACTGTCCCAACCCACACTTTGTAAGCTCAGCCGCAATTTCATAGGTTAGAGTTCCGCTTCGAGAAGCAACACCTACAACGCCTTGCTTGAAAACGTGGGCAGGCATTATTCCTAGTTTACACTCACCCGGGGTGATAATTCCAGGCGTGTTGGGACCGATAACAGTTACACCTTGCTGTTTTGCGTACGCCATTATTTGAATTGAGTCCCTTATGGGAATGTGTTCTGTGATTATTACGATGGTTTTTATGTTGGCATCCATGGCTTCTAGTGCCGCTTCTGCTGCGAAGGGTGCGGGAACAAAAATTATCGATGCGTTTGCGGCGTGTTCTTGAATTGCAGATTTAACCGTGTCATGAACTGGAACGCCGTGAACTTCCATTCCACTTTTGCCCGGGGTTACTCCCGCAACAATCTTAGTTTTATAGTCCAGCATCAATCGTGTGTGAAAACTGCCTTGAGTGCCAGTTATGCCCTGCACCACAGCTCTAGTGTCCTTCCCAACGATAATTCCCATCTTGCTGTCATCCTCCCTTGGACATTTCCACCGCTTTTCTCGCAGCTTCTTCCATACTATCCAACACGTGAATGCTAGCCTCTGTAAGTATACGACGGCCTTCTTCCTCGTTTGTGCCCACTAAACGTATTACAATGGGCTTCGTAAAGCCAACTTTCTTCTTTGCATCCAAAATTCCTCTTGCAACGTCGTCGCAGCGAGTGATGCCACCTAGAATGTTAATGAAGACTACAGACGCTTGGGAGTCTGCCAATAGGATGTTAAGAGCCGCTACAATTTGTTCTTCAGAGGCGCCTCCACCAACATCAAGGAAGTTTGCAGGTTTGCCTCCGTAAAGCTGAACGGCGTCTAGAGTAGCCATCACCAATCCTGCGCCGTTGCCCATGATGCCGATGTTACCATCTAGTTGCACGTATGCCAAGCCCACTTTTCGAGCCCTTATTTCTTTAGACGTTAGTTCAGTTTTGTCTTCTAAAAATAATCGTGCTTTATATTGTGGATGGCGGTAAAGGGCGTTGTCGTCGATTATAAGTCGAGCATCTGCTGCAACAAACCTTTCATCAACGGTTTCCACTATAGGGTTCATTTCAATCAGTTCAGCGTCATGCTCCATGGCAGCCTTGTAAAGCTTTTCAAAGATGGTTGCAAGCTTGAGCATTAACTTCCCCGAGTACCCAATCTTGCTTGCCATCTGTCTTGCATGATAACTCCGAAAACCTAAAATTGGATCGACGAATTTTTTGATAATCTTTTCAGGCGTCCTAGCTGCAACCTCTTCTATATCCACTCCTCCAGCAGTAGATGCAATGGCTACGTAGCAGCGGCGGGAGCGATCGGTTGTTATACCGAAGTAAAGCTCCCTTTTTATTCTGATTTTTTCTTCTATCCAGATACTGCCAACTTTAAGCCCTCTTATTTCCATGCCCAAGATTTTCTCGGCAACACCTTCAATCTCTTCCAATGTGTTGGCAAACTGGATTCCACCTGCTTTGCCTCTTCCTGCAACAACCACTTGAGCCTTTACAGCGTAAGGAGCATGAAACTTAGAAGCGACTTCCTTTGCTTGGGTTGGAGAAGTAGCGAGTGCCCCATTGGGAATAGGGATGCCATATTTTTTTAGAATTGTTTTTGCTTCATACTCGAAGAGTTTCATAAAGGAACACTTTTCTTGAGAGAAGTTATTTTAACGTTTGGATAGCGATATAAGTTCTTGTGTCTAGAACCCCTTCAACATTTGCCAATCTTTTGAGGGTTTCGTCTAGTTTTTCTTGTTCAATCACCAGAATTGCGTCCATGTCGCCTGCTACACGAAAGACGCGTTGAATTGGAAATTGAAAGATTTCCTCATAAGCCTCCTTCCGTTTCAAGGGTGAGATTTTAAGAAAGACAAAAGCTGGATTTGCTGAGATTCCTAGAAGATTTAAACCTTTTTCGGTAACATCTATGAAACCTCTGCCCGTACGAATGTAGTCTTGGTTTCGGAGCTTGCGTAAATGCACGTTCAAGGCTTGACGGCTTATTCCAAGTTGTGCTGCCAGATCGTTTTGCTTAATTCGTAACGTGTAGATTGTAGTGAAGTTGCCTCTTTCATAGAGCATGCGAAGTAGTTGCACGGGACGCCCGCTAAGTATGACTTCTTTGGTCAAAGAGCTTTCACACCTTGATTTTAGACAAGATAGAACTTTACGTTAGTAACGATTATTTAAACTTATTACATCACAAAAATTAGGCTTTCAATAATTAAAGCTGCTTCTTGAATACCGTAATGTATTTATTTGCTCCACTCTACCTTAAAAAGCCACAGAACATTACATGTCAAAGAGTGAGGCTGTAGAATAGCATATAAAGCTTATTGCCTGCTCCTTTGCTTCGGAGGACCCTGAAAAAGTGAAAACACAGCTATGCAATTTCTGCTTGAAAAGCGGAATATTATGTTCAAATTGTCAGTCAAAGGTCAAGTCAGGGCAGATTAGCGATACATATCTTGAAATCGCTCGCTTACTCCTATCTCTGGAAAAAAAATATCCTCCTTTGCAGAACGTTTATTTTCATGAAGCCGTCGAAGCAGACGGTGTTCTTGCGTTAATTGTTGGGCGAGGTGATGTTTCTCGTCTTTTGGGTTATGGTGGCAAGATTATCAGGGCGATAGGTGAAAAAACTGGCAAAAGAATTCGCATCTTAGAACATGGTGGAGATGACAGGAAATTTCTTGAAGACCTCTTTGCCCCTTTACCTGTCGTGACTATAAACACGATTTGGCTTCCAGACGGAACCACTGAAACCCGAGTCATTCTGAGAAAAAGAGGGCGAAGACCGCCGCCGATAAATGTTAAAGCAATGAAACAGATTACTAAGAAAGTTCGAAACATTGTTCTTAGAATAGAATTTTCACGTTAAGGAGAGACGGACATCATATGAAACTTGACTCACTGGATGGCTGGCGAAAAACGCTGTACACCGCAGATGTAAAACCTGAACTGGATAGGAAGGAAATTATCGTTTTAGGCTGGGTTCAAGAAATTCGAGATTTAGGTGCCATAAAATTCATAATTCTTCAAGACCAACGAGGAACAGTTCAGATAACTGTTCCAAAGAAGAAAGCAAGAAAGGAAGTTTTGGAGAAAGCAAACTCTCTGCAAACACAATACTGCATCGGCGTAAAAGGCATCGTGAAAAAGACAGAGATGACGCAGCGTGGCTTTGAGATAATCCCAAATGAAATAAAAATCTTGGGAGTGGCGCAGCATCCGTTACCTCTCGACGTGACCGGCAAAACTCCCGCAGCTGTAGACACGCGATTGAACGCTCGAGTCTTAGACCTTTGTCAAGAGGAAAATCGGGCAATATGGAGCATCCAGCACACAACGTTAACTGCCCTTCGCAGTTTTCTTTCAGAAAAAAGCTTCATAGAGGTTTACACGCCGAGAATCATTGCAACTGCAACTGAGGGTGGAGCCGCTCTTTTCTCTGTAGACTATTTTGACCAAGAAGCCTATTTGGCTCAGAGTCCACAGCTATATAAAGAAGAGTTAACTCTGTGTTTTGAGAAAGTCTTTGAAATTGGATCCTTTTTTAGGGCTGAAGAGTCCCACACGCGGAGACATTTGAGCGAGTTTATCTCAATAGATATAGAGCAAGCTTTCGTTACTGCAGACGACGTCATGACACTGCTGGAACAAGTTATGTGCCACGTCTGTGAAACCGTGAAGGAAGACTGCCAAAAAGAGCTAAAAATTTTAAAACACAAAGTAGACATCCCGAAGTTGCCCTCAAGGCGTTTTACCTACACGCAAATTTTAGACGAACTGAAGAAGGAAGGAATAGAAGTTCCATGGGGCGAAGATATTCCTACACCCGCCTACCGAACCTTAGGCAAGCTTCATCCCTACTTCTACTTCATAACCGAGTGGCCTATGAAATCCAAGCCCTTCTACATCAAACCGAAAGACAATGACCCTGAGGTTAGTGAAGGATTCGACTACATGTGGAAATGGATGGAGCTGGCTTCTGGAGGAACACGTGTTCACTCAAAAAATCTCTTAACGAAGCGGCTGAAAGAACAGGGATTAGCCCCGGAATCCTTTAAACATCATTTACAAGTTTTTGATTATGGACTGCCTCCACATGCCGGGTGGGCAGCTGGCT from Candidatus Bathyarchaeota archaeon includes the following:
- a CDS encoding class I SAM-dependent methyltransferase — translated: MKFDRDKVENLVKEWFTETAQGEWQRLQKDPYRKIEFMVTMHFLEKYLPEKGLLLDAGGGPGRYTIELARRGYEVVLLDLVPEMLKLAKRRVKKASVLRNVKNFVQGSIEDLSIFSEIMFDAVLCLGAPLCHLLNIEQREKAVAELLRVAKRGAPLFVSVISRVGLLKSILVEFPQEMEYARHHWEVGDYMPGLHGEGFTAAHWFKPKELQALFETFGAETVELAGLEGLSSHHRKETNRLYKDKQKWTMWTEILLKTCTDPSVVGSSEHFLVVFRKP
- a CDS encoding PAS domain-containing protein; its protein translation is MVDKEKPKSFYPSTLEGDVDFETGSLTREEIEAILNALPVDISFVDTEDTVRYFNKAEGRVFPRTKAVIGRKVQQCHPPKSVHIVNQVLDDLKKGRRKSAGFWIDMNQRKVYIQYFPVRNQEGEYIGCIEVTQDITDIQKIKGERRLLNEVQHI
- the sucD gene encoding succinate--CoA ligase subunit alpha, yielding MGIIVGKDTRAVVQGITGTQGSFHTRLMLDYKTKIVAGVTPGKSGMEVHGVPVHDTVKSAIQEHAANASIIFVPAPFAAEAALEAMDANIKTIVIITEHIPIRDSIQIMAYAKQQGVTVIGPNTPGIITPGECKLGIMPAHVFKQGVVGVASRSGTLTYEIAAELTKCGLGQSTCFGLGGDPIVGLSFVDALKMFERDCQTETVVLIGEIGGNAEEQAAEYIATTRYPKPVVVFVAGRTAPPGKRMGHAGAIVMGKAGTAESKVEAFKTAGVKVAEKPSDIAKLLSGNI
- the sucC gene encoding ADP-forming succinate--CoA ligase subunit beta produces the protein MKLFEYEAKTILKKYGIPIPNGALATSPTQAKEVASKFHAPYAVKAQVVVAGRGKAGGIQFANTLEEIEGVAEKILGMEIRGLKVGSIWIEEKIRIKRELYFGITTDRSRRCYVAIASTAGGVDIEEVAARTPEKIIKKFVDPILGFRSYHARQMASKIGYSGKLMLKLATIFEKLYKAAMEHDAELIEMNPIVETVDERFVAADARLIIDDNALYRHPQYKARLFLEDKTELTSKEIRARKVGLAYVQLDGNIGIMGNGAGLVMATLDAVQLYGGKPANFLDVGGGASEEQIVAALNILLADSQASVVFINILGGITRCDDVARGILDAKKKVGFTKPIVIRLVGTNEEEGRRILTEASIHVLDSMEEAARKAVEMSKGG
- a CDS encoding Lrp/AsnC family transcriptional regulator — its product is MTKEVILSGRPVQLLRMLYERGNFTTIYTLRIKQNDLAAQLGISRQALNVHLRKLRNQDYIRTGRGFIDVTEKGLNLLGISANPAFVFLKISPLKRKEAYEEIFQFPIQRVFRVAGDMDAILVIEQEKLDETLKRLANVEGVLDTRTYIAIQTLK
- the aspS gene encoding aspartate--tRNA(Asn) ligase; this translates as MKLDSLDGWRKTLYTADVKPELDRKEIIVLGWVQEIRDLGAIKFIILQDQRGTVQITVPKKKARKEVLEKANSLQTQYCIGVKGIVKKTEMTQRGFEIIPNEIKILGVAQHPLPLDVTGKTPAAVDTRLNARVLDLCQEENRAIWSIQHTTLTALRSFLSEKSFIEVYTPRIIATATEGGAALFSVDYFDQEAYLAQSPQLYKEELTLCFEKVFEIGSFFRAEESHTRRHLSEFISIDIEQAFVTADDVMTLLEQVMCHVCETVKEDCQKELKILKHKVDIPKLPSRRFTYTQILDELKKEGIEVPWGEDIPTPAYRTLGKLHPYFYFITEWPMKSKPFYIKPKDNDPEVSEGFDYMWKWMELASGGTRVHSKNLLTKRLKEQGLAPESFKHHLQVFDYGLPPHAGWAAGLERVLMMLTGKRNIREVVLFPRDRSRLTP